In one Silene latifolia isolate original U9 population chromosome 10, ASM4854445v1, whole genome shotgun sequence genomic region, the following are encoded:
- the LOC141605799 gene encoding auxin response factor 19-like gives MKAPTNGFMANSAEEGRVQNSELWHACAGPLIAVPPVGSLVVYFPQGHSEQVAASMQKETDSIPSYPNLPSKLICMLHNVTLHADPETDEVYAQMTLQPVNKYDRDALLASEMALKQSRQPAEFFCKTLTASDTSTHGGFSVPRRAAEKIFPPLDFSMQPPAQELVAKDLHSQAWTFKHIYRGQPKRHLLTTGWSVFVSSKRLFAGDSVLFIRDEKSQLLLGIRRANRQQPALASSVISSDSMHIGILAAAAHAAANNSPFTIFYNPRASPAEFVVPLAKYNKAMYTQVSLGMRFRMMFETEDCGVRRYMGTITGISDLDAVRWKSSQWRNLQVGWDESTAGERPSRVSIWDIEPVVTPFYICPPPFFRPKFPKQPGLPDDETDVENMFKRGMPWLGDNFGVKDVPNSIFPGLSLVQWMSMQQNNQLPGAQPGLFPSMVSASAMHGGLGADDPSKLLNFQSPSLSMPGLQFNKASQQNQLGQFPQQQSANWSQQHQLQQMLHNPLNSQQQQQQQQQQQQHQHQHQQQRQQLQQQQQQQQLPQSTFVNSGLVSPNQQQNPNPNLNPNLNHNHNQNQNQNQNQNQNLIQNLYQNQNQNQNQNQDQNQNYNINQNRSQNSNQNQNLTPNQNRNHNQILNQNLAQPLVFSQLQQQQLVGHSQAPQNLQANKDPVTLTSLPQEMQFQQQKPPVLQSLSDHQLQIQLLQKLQQQSHQQSHHLVSPVSSQMQSQVSIQQQASQQNQLFQNRPSSHYQTQQVGVSGIPTTQIMSSPQIPAVPLHGLQKTTIVRSQSGPTDVDAPSCSTSPSTNNCQIPPSSFLSRNLSGQNMLVEHPVLENGKLIQDLQDRSDSRIKSEIPISKVVEPPRFNGTIGDPLEACSSVTSYGLDASGLQQNLSLPSFGLDSDVQSHPRNSLSFSTAMDGLAPDTLLSRGFDTGKELHNLLSDYNGGPRDIETELSAAALSSQTFGLPNMPFKSGCSNDVAINDPAVLGGGIWPSQTQRMRTYTKVQKRGSVGRSIDVTRYKGYDELRRDLARMFGIEGMLEDPQRTDWKLVYVDLENDILLVGDDPWDEFVNCVQSIKILSSAEVQQMSLDGDLGNAPIPNQASSGTDSGNAWRGHYDDNSAASFNR, from the exons GCTGATCCAGAAACAGATGAGGTGTATGCTCAAATGACCCTACAGCCTGTTAACAAG TATGACAGGGACGCTTTACTGGCATCGGAGATGGCTCTGAAACAAAGTAGACAGCCTGCAGAGTTTTTCTGCAAAACCCTAACAGCTAGTGACACAAGTACACATGGTGGATTTTCTGTACCTCGTCGGGCTGCTGAGAAGATCTTCCCACCTCTA GACTTCTCCATGCAACCTCCTGCTCAAGAGTTAGTTGCTAAGGATTTACATAGTCAGGCGTGGACATTCAAACATATATATCGGG GTCAGCCAAAAAGGCACTTGCTGACAACCGGCTGGAGTGTTTTTGTTAGCTCAAAAAGACTGTTTGCTGGTGATTCTGTTCTTTTTATAAG AGATGAGAAATCACAACTTCTTTTAGGTATCCGGCGTGCAAACAGACAACAGCCTGCCCTTGCATCATCTGTTATATCTAGTGATAGCATGCATATCGGAATTCTCGCAGCTGCAGCTCATGCTGCTGCTAATAACAGTCCATTTACAATATTTTATAACCCAAG GGCAAGCCCAGCTGAGTTTGTGGTTCCCTTAGCAAAGTACAACAAAGCTATGTACACCCAGGTTTCTCTTGGCATGCGATTCAGGATGATGTTTGAGACTGAGGATTGTGGTGTGCGTAGATACATGGGTACCATAACAGGTATCAGTGACCTTGATGCAGTGCGATGGAAAAGCTCTCAGTGGCGTAATCTCCAG GTTGGTTGGGATGAATCAACAGCTGGTGAACGACCAAGCCGAGTCTCAATTTGGGACATAGAGCCTGTTGTCACTCCCTTCTACATATGTCCTCCACCGTTTTTTAGGCCAAAGTTCCCCAAGCAACCAGGGTTACCAG ATGACGAGACTGATGTAGAGAACATGTTTAAGAGAGGGATGCCTTGGCTGGGTGATAATTTTGGGGTGAAGGATGTTCCCAACTCGATATTTCCCGGCTTGAGTCTAGTCCAGTGGATGAGCATGCAACAAAATAACCAGCTTCCTGGTGCACAACCAGGTTTATTCCCATCTATGGTTTCTGCCTCCGCCATGCATGGCGGCCTTGGTGCCGATGATCCATCCAAGCTGCTCAACTTTCAATCCCCATCTTTGTCCATGCCTGGTCTCCAGTTCAACAAAGCTTCACAACAAAATCAACTTGGACAGTTCCCCCAGCAGCAATCTGCTAATTGGTCTCAGCAGCATCAACTTCAGCAAATGTTACACAATCCACTTAActcacaacaacaacagcaacagcaacagcaacaacagcaacatcaacatcaacatcaacaGCAACGGCAACAACTCCAAcaacaacagcagcaacaacaattaCCTCAATCAACTTTTGTAAATAGTGGCCTTGTTTCCCCAAACCAGCAGCAGAACCCGAACCCGAATCTGAACCCGAATCTTAACCATAACCATAACCAGAACCAGAACCAGAACCAGAACCAGAACCAGAACCTTATCCAGAATCTGTACCAAAACCAGAATCAGAACCAGAACCAGAATCAGGATCAAAACCAGAACTATAACATAAACCAGAACCGGAGTCAGAACTCAAACCAGAATCAGAACCTAACCCCGAACCAGAACCGGAACCATAACCAGATTCTAAACCAGAATTTGGCGCAGCCTTTAGTGTTCTCTCAGCTTCAACAACAGCAATTGGTTGGACACAGCCAGGCCCCACAAAATCTTCAAGCTAACAAAGATCCTGTTACATTAACATCCTTACCTCAAGAAATGCAGTTTCAACAACAAAAGCCACCTGTTCTTCAAAGCCTGTCAGACCACCAGCTTCAAATCCAGCTGCTTCAGAAATTACAGCAGCAGTCACATCAGCAGTCTCACCATCTGGTTTCTCCCGTTAGTTCACAGATGCAATCCCAAGTAAGCATTCAACAACAAGCTTCTCAACAGAACCAACTTTTCCAGAATCGCCCTTCGTCTCACTATCAAACCCAACAAGTTGGGGTTAGTGGTATTCCCACAACCCAGATTATGTCTTCTCCACAAATTCCAGCAGTCCCACTTCATGGATTGCAGAAGACAACGATAGTGAGATCTCAATCTGGGCCCACTGATGTTGATGCTCCATCATGCTCGACATCACCTTCTACGAATAATTGTCAGATTCCTCCTTCAAGTTTCTTGAGTCGCAACTTGTCGGGACAGAACATGTTAGTTGAGCATCCAGTTCTTGAAAATGGTAAGTTGATACAAGATCTTCAGGACAGGTCTGATAGTAGGATTAAAAGTGAAATTCCTATCTCAAAAGTGGTTGAACCACCTCGATTCAATGGCACCATCGGTGATCCATTGGAAGCATGTTCTTCAGTCACTTCATACGGGTTGGATGCTAGTGGGCTTCAGCAGAATCTATCTTTACCTAGTTTTGGCCTGGACAGCGATGTGCAATCTCATCCAAGAAATAGTCTTTCTTTTTCAACAGCTATGGATGGTTTGGCTCCTGATACTCTTTTGTCGAGAGGGTTTGACACTGGTAAAGAACTTCACAACTTGCTTTCTGATTACAATGGTGGTCCAAGAGACATTGAAACTGAATTGTCGGCTGCTGCATTGAGTTCCCAGACATTTGGCTTGCCAAACATGCCATTCAAATCTGGATGTTCCAATGATGTAGCAATAAATGACCCTGCAGTCTTGGGTGGTGGGATTTGGCCGAGCCAAACTCAACGTATGAGGACTTACACAAAG GTTCAAAAGCGTGGCTCAGTTGGAAGATCCATCGATGTTACTCGTTACAAGGGGTATGATGAGCTCAGGCGTGATCTTGCTCGAATGTTTGGTATTGAAGGAATGTTGGAAGATCCACAGAGGACAGACTGGAAGCTTGTTTATGTAGATCTTGAAAATGACATTCTACTTGTGGGAGATGACCCATGGGA TGAATTCGTTAACTGTGTTCAAAGCATCAAGATACTTTCATCAGCCGAAGTGCAACAAATGAGCCTTGATGGAGATTTGGGCAATGCACCTATTCCAAATCAAGCGTCTAGTGGGACCGACAGTGGTAATGCTTGGAGAGGACATTATGACGATAACTCGGCCGCCTCATTCAACCGAT